The following are encoded in a window of Stieleria sp. JC731 genomic DNA:
- a CDS encoding putative RNA methyltransferase — translation MFPLRCSVRGCEQPLHSSPPCLRCPSGHSFDIAREGYFNLTQPQDRRSKNPGDSDDAVLARQRWVDRGHMQGFIDELANLLQQADLGSDQATTIDLGCGEGSFGKALFSETPQQFCGIDLSKRAIRLASRNWPQANWTLANADRTLPIIDQSVQRVMSLFGRRPISEIDRVLDAEGICVVAVPGEEDLIELREQTQLTGERRSRWEAIADEFHNANLNLAEHRRWTHRVELDRSEITDALAMTYRAVRHSQQARLQDVDAMHVTLQADILLLRR, via the coding sequence ATGTTCCCACTCCGCTGCTCAGTCCGTGGTTGTGAACAACCGCTCCACTCCAGCCCACCTTGCCTTCGTTGCCCATCGGGGCACTCATTCGATATCGCACGTGAAGGCTATTTCAACCTGACTCAGCCACAAGACCGACGCAGCAAGAACCCCGGCGACAGCGACGACGCGGTCCTCGCCAGGCAGCGTTGGGTTGACCGAGGACACATGCAAGGCTTTATCGATGAACTAGCAAACCTGCTGCAACAAGCCGACCTAGGATCAGATCAAGCGACCACGATCGACCTCGGGTGTGGGGAAGGCAGCTTCGGCAAAGCCTTATTCTCAGAGACACCTCAACAATTCTGCGGTATCGATCTTTCCAAACGCGCAATTCGACTTGCGTCTCGAAATTGGCCGCAAGCCAACTGGACTCTTGCCAATGCTGATCGCACACTGCCGATCATCGACCAATCTGTCCAACGCGTCATGTCACTTTTCGGGCGACGGCCGATTTCGGAAATCGATCGAGTCTTAGATGCCGAAGGAATCTGTGTCGTCGCAGTCCCCGGCGAAGAAGACTTGATTGAACTGCGCGAACAGACGCAATTGACCGGCGAACGCCGCAGTCGCTGGGAAGCGATCGCTGACGAATTTCACAACGCGAACTTGAACTTGGCAGAACATCGACGTTGGACGCACCGCGTCGAACTGGACCGATCGGAAATCACAGATGCGTTGGCGATGACTTACCGCGCCGTTCGCCATTCACAGCAGGCGCGGCTGCAAGACGTTGACGCGATGCATGTGACACTTCAAGCAGACATCCTGCTTCTGCGGCGATAA
- a CDS encoding FG-GAP-like repeat-containing protein produces MQLIRPARPHQLIVVIFVLLVIQLPGCDTGEPEKKDSITAISGDESSLDQASSGMSETSLRESLQQVTSTARAGRFDQAEELIRNVLVRYPDDAEALQLAGDIAVALQQPTVAIDRYVAANEQLDEPSIDVLDKIGRQWMQLGQPFQAIDALKQMVDIDPNSATTRRDLAGLQASMGLEREAAKHLRFLVQRNQAGVDELLILSDLSRPQTDDAICNYAIEHHPDDQRPRYALARKACYDNRWSEVVGDLQAVWEQHPEFAPASAYYARALIESSIKDNGSQQRIRAWLPTVTAEVRQQPQYWIAAGRWSEHQKQAEQAAHAYWNAVRIDENNGEALSRLAGSLSQIGKADEARKVAQRAALVTAMRDDIDSLLYWRRHSQRAATKIAKSMQKLGRLWEAAHWARLAVLMTQDQDDQAKTVFTEIRKTLNTQTPWQLPERLVASAVDVSSLPSPDWDIRRTASDPSEQNALAVIRFEDEASQRKLDHVCQIAAAANGESGLWIYQSGAGGAGVIDYDLDGWSDLYFTNSDGQPLQNDSSSNRLYRNLDGEFSETTGPANCIDQCYAQGIAVGDVNSDGFSDLYLGAFGDNRLLINQGDGTFRDVTTNWNVAGNGEWTTSVGIADLNIDGLADLFAVQYVSGDDVVTRKCFPDELKEHRSCGPLVFPAQFDRVFAGKASGGFSDRTDQWLSETEPGRGLGLVIGQLDGVAGVDVYVANDMTANHFWSAASSETSSTLETNQPELFQLTEQAAARGLAFNARSLSQASMGIAADDADGDGDIDFYVTHFSDDYNTAYMQVHSGVWSDQTESLGLAEPTMQTLGYGTQWIDADCDGQSELVVANGHVDDFTHSGQSYRMPMQLFRRSGDDRFRMVAADQAGNAFAEKRLGRALLTVDVNRDRKLDLVAANLFEPVSLLVNHSEQVYPTIELELIGTRCHRDAVGAVVTLRQDGMSVTKFRVAGDGYQCSNESRLRFVCGVPDAKSGKGAWAATVKWPDGQTEEYSGLMPGGSYVCVQGDGVMFSRE; encoded by the coding sequence ATGCAACTCATTCGTCCAGCCCGCCCACATCAGTTGATCGTTGTCATCTTTGTTTTGCTTGTGATCCAACTTCCTGGTTGTGATACAGGTGAACCGGAAAAAAAAGATTCAATAACGGCTATTAGCGGAGACGAATCGTCCCTCGATCAGGCATCCAGTGGGATGTCGGAAACATCACTTCGCGAGTCGCTTCAACAGGTGACTTCCACCGCCCGTGCCGGCCGATTTGATCAAGCCGAGGAGTTGATTCGAAACGTCTTGGTTCGGTACCCCGATGATGCCGAAGCACTGCAGCTTGCCGGAGACATCGCCGTTGCCCTGCAACAACCGACTGTCGCAATCGATCGATACGTCGCCGCCAATGAGCAACTCGATGAGCCATCCATTGACGTGCTCGACAAAATTGGTCGGCAATGGATGCAGTTGGGGCAGCCTTTTCAGGCAATCGATGCTTTGAAGCAAATGGTGGACATCGATCCCAATAGTGCCACGACACGTCGGGATCTTGCCGGGCTGCAAGCGTCAATGGGACTGGAGCGGGAAGCGGCAAAGCACCTACGTTTCTTAGTTCAACGCAATCAAGCCGGTGTGGACGAGTTGCTTATTCTGTCGGATCTTTCTCGGCCGCAAACGGATGATGCCATCTGCAACTATGCGATCGAGCATCACCCCGATGACCAGCGTCCGCGTTATGCACTGGCACGAAAAGCTTGCTACGACAATCGATGGAGTGAGGTTGTCGGAGACTTGCAAGCCGTTTGGGAACAGCATCCCGAGTTCGCACCAGCATCAGCCTACTATGCTCGCGCACTTATCGAATCATCCATCAAGGACAATGGCTCGCAGCAGCGAATCCGTGCATGGTTGCCAACTGTCACCGCGGAGGTTCGGCAGCAACCGCAGTACTGGATCGCCGCGGGGCGTTGGTCCGAACATCAGAAGCAAGCGGAGCAGGCGGCGCATGCTTATTGGAACGCGGTTCGTATTGATGAAAATAATGGTGAAGCGCTAAGCCGTTTGGCTGGCTCGCTTTCACAAATCGGCAAGGCTGACGAGGCGAGAAAAGTCGCACAACGCGCCGCTTTGGTGACAGCCATGCGAGATGACATCGATTCATTGTTGTATTGGCGCAGGCATTCGCAGCGGGCAGCGACAAAGATTGCAAAATCGATGCAGAAACTTGGACGATTGTGGGAAGCGGCACATTGGGCTCGCCTTGCTGTATTGATGACGCAGGATCAGGATGATCAGGCCAAAACAGTTTTTACCGAGATCCGGAAAACACTTAACACGCAAACTCCATGGCAGTTACCCGAACGCCTGGTCGCAAGTGCGGTTGATGTATCAAGTCTGCCATCACCTGACTGGGACATTCGTCGCACTGCCAGTGACCCCTCCGAACAAAACGCCTTGGCTGTGATTCGATTTGAAGACGAAGCTTCGCAGCGAAAATTGGATCATGTGTGTCAGATTGCGGCTGCGGCGAACGGCGAATCCGGACTTTGGATTTATCAGTCAGGTGCCGGCGGCGCAGGCGTGATTGACTATGACCTGGATGGTTGGAGCGATCTGTATTTCACCAACAGCGATGGGCAGCCATTGCAAAACGATTCGTCGAGCAATCGCCTTTACCGAAATCTTGATGGGGAGTTTTCCGAAACGACTGGTCCGGCCAATTGCATCGACCAATGCTACGCACAAGGCATTGCGGTCGGAGATGTTAACAGTGACGGTTTCAGTGACTTGTACCTCGGAGCGTTCGGAGACAACCGTTTGCTGATCAATCAAGGTGATGGGACTTTCAGGGATGTGACAACCAACTGGAACGTAGCCGGAAACGGAGAATGGACAACTTCCGTTGGGATCGCGGATTTGAACATTGACGGTCTAGCCGACCTGTTTGCGGTGCAATATGTCAGCGGTGACGACGTGGTTACGCGAAAGTGTTTTCCCGATGAACTGAAAGAACATCGGTCCTGTGGTCCGCTCGTCTTTCCGGCACAATTTGATCGCGTTTTTGCCGGGAAAGCATCCGGCGGTTTTAGTGATCGAACCGACCAGTGGCTTTCCGAGACCGAACCCGGCCGTGGCCTAGGGCTAGTGATCGGGCAGCTTGATGGTGTTGCGGGGGTGGATGTTTATGTGGCCAACGATATGACCGCGAACCACTTTTGGTCTGCGGCTTCTTCTGAGACGTCTTCGACATTGGAGACTAACCAGCCCGAACTGTTTCAATTGACCGAACAGGCTGCCGCTCGTGGATTGGCATTCAATGCGAGAAGTTTATCGCAGGCTTCGATGGGGATCGCCGCCGATGATGCCGATGGCGACGGAGATATCGATTTCTACGTCACCCACTTCAGCGACGACTACAACACGGCGTACATGCAGGTTCACAGCGGAGTCTGGTCGGATCAAACGGAATCGCTGGGCTTAGCGGAACCGACGATGCAGACGTTGGGCTACGGCACGCAGTGGATCGATGCCGACTGTGATGGTCAAAGTGAACTTGTCGTAGCCAACGGGCACGTTGACGATTTCACACATTCGGGGCAAAGCTATCGGATGCCGATGCAATTGTTCCGGCGATCCGGCGATGATCGATTTCGCATGGTTGCGGCTGATCAAGCAGGGAATGCCTTCGCCGAGAAGCGACTTGGGCGAGCGCTGCTGACAGTCGATGTGAATCGTGACCGCAAACTTGATCTCGTGGCAGCCAATCTGTTTGAACCTGTTTCGCTTTTGGTGAACCATTCAGAACAAGTTTATCCGACGATTGAGCTTGAATTGATCGGGACTCGCTGTCATCGAGACGCGGTTGGTGCGGTGGTCACGCTTCGCCAGGATGGAATGTCGGTCACCAAGTTTCGAGTCGCTGGCGATGGATATCAGTGCAGCAACGAATCACGCTTGAGGTTCGTTTGCGGTGTTCCGGATGCTAAGTCTGGTAAAGGTGCGTGGGCCGCTACCGTGAAGTGGCCTGATGGTCAGACCGAAGAATATTCGGGGTTGATGCCCGGCGGCAGCTATGTCTGCGTTCAAGGCGACGGAGTCATGTTTTCGCGAGAATGA
- a CDS encoding zinc-ribbon domain-containing protein, with amino-acid sequence MNLTRTRETGQFHCPTCRSNQDYRLRSRRPFLTLYFIPVVPIGGAEQFVVCRGCKEKWDPSVLQTDAKEQADYSLAQFHEEALRSAILVVLHDGYITEPEIDSLIYISNQLLQRPVDREELGELCSIASQNRVLARNYVTTVSRRWSDDQKKTCVQAMFLAATSEGALDDDRAKLLADMKGILKMSEADYQSAVSEALQWE; translated from the coding sequence ATGAATCTGACAAGGACGCGTGAAACCGGGCAGTTCCACTGCCCAACCTGCCGCTCTAACCAAGATTACCGCCTACGCTCGCGGCGTCCTTTTTTGACTCTGTACTTCATCCCCGTCGTGCCCATCGGCGGAGCCGAACAGTTCGTTGTTTGCCGAGGGTGCAAGGAAAAATGGGACCCTTCGGTGCTTCAAACAGATGCCAAGGAGCAAGCTGACTATTCCCTTGCCCAGTTTCACGAAGAGGCCCTTCGTAGCGCGATTCTTGTCGTGCTGCACGATGGCTATATCACCGAGCCGGAAATTGACTCTTTGATCTACATCTCCAACCAACTGCTGCAGCGCCCCGTTGATCGTGAAGAATTGGGCGAACTCTGCTCGATCGCTTCGCAAAATCGAGTGCTGGCACGCAACTACGTCACAACCGTTTCCAGGCGATGGTCAGACGACCAGAAAAAGACCTGCGTCCAGGCGATGTTCCTTGCCGCGACGTCCGAAGGCGCTCTCGATGACGACCGGGCAAAGCTACTCGCCGACATGAAGGGAATCTTGAAGATGTCAGAAGCTGACTACCAGTCCGCCGTTAGTGAGGCTTTGCAATGGGAATAA
- a CDS encoding xylose operon transcription regulator XylR, whose translation MAKKRKSVALLIETSNAYARGVLRGIAAYVHEHEQWSIYLTEQERGGLPPSWLQTWNGDGVIARIENQATAKVIQELSIPVVDVSAARHVPEVPCVETDDAAIAGLAYAHLRERGFKQFGFCGAAQFVWSTNREKAFLECVQRDGFPCSTFVAQQGTKRTPASERKRLTKWLGTLPKPIGIFATYDIKAQEVLDACRECELKVPLEVAVLGVDNDELLCDLCTPPLTSIMPDAEQAGRVAAATLDAMMSKPKRGRGNHPAMRLLPPKGIVARQSTDIVAISDPDVAEAVRFIRDHYCEPINVQDLLERIPISRRMLESRFREILGRTPHQEILRRRIDQIRYLLSSSDLSLSQIARQTGFQNQEYMSVAFRRAVGQPPGAFRKERRNMAQ comes from the coding sequence ATGGCAAAGAAACGAAAGTCGGTCGCGCTTCTGATCGAAACCTCCAATGCTTACGCACGCGGTGTCTTGCGTGGGATCGCGGCTTATGTACATGAGCACGAACAGTGGTCGATCTACTTGACCGAACAGGAACGTGGCGGTCTGCCTCCTTCGTGGTTGCAAACTTGGAATGGAGACGGGGTCATCGCCCGTATCGAAAACCAAGCCACTGCAAAAGTGATTCAGGAGCTGAGCATCCCGGTTGTCGATGTCAGTGCGGCGAGACATGTTCCTGAGGTCCCATGTGTCGAAACGGATGATGCCGCGATTGCTGGGCTTGCCTACGCACACCTGCGAGAACGTGGGTTCAAGCAGTTTGGGTTTTGCGGTGCGGCGCAGTTCGTTTGGTCAACCAATCGCGAAAAAGCTTTCTTGGAATGTGTTCAACGTGATGGATTCCCCTGCAGCACCTTCGTTGCACAGCAAGGGACAAAGCGGACACCCGCATCCGAACGCAAACGCCTGACGAAATGGTTGGGCACATTGCCGAAACCGATCGGGATTTTCGCGACATACGATATCAAGGCGCAAGAGGTCTTGGATGCTTGTCGTGAATGCGAGTTGAAAGTTCCGCTAGAAGTCGCTGTTCTTGGTGTCGACAACGACGAATTGCTCTGTGACCTATGCACTCCTCCGTTGACCAGCATCATGCCCGATGCCGAGCAAGCCGGTCGTGTCGCCGCGGCGACGTTGGACGCGATGATGAGCAAGCCTAAGCGTGGACGTGGCAACCATCCCGCAATGCGTTTGTTGCCTCCTAAAGGCATCGTCGCACGGCAATCGACGGACATCGTTGCGATCAGTGATCCGGACGTCGCCGAAGCGGTGCGTTTCATTCGTGACCACTATTGCGAACCGATCAACGTTCAGGACCTGTTGGAACGTATTCCGATCTCGCGAAGGATGTTGGAGAGTCGGTTTCGCGAAATCTTGGGGCGAACTCCACATCAAGAAATTCTGCGGCGAAGGATCGATCAGATCCGCTACCTACTTTCCAGCAGTGATCTGTCGCTATCGCAGATCGCGCGTCAAACTGGTTTTCAAAACCAGGAATACATGAGCGTGGCGTTCCGCCGAGCGGTCGGCCAACCGCCGGGGGCATTTCGAAAAGAACGCCGCAACATGGCACAGTAG
- a CDS encoding DUF1559 domain-containing protein, with protein sequence MKTSRDRQGFTLVELLVVIAIIGILVGLLLPAVQAAREAARRMSCSNNFKQIGLGLHNYHSAYKQLPVQSGGTYVSGSSNANNGNRHLLAFLVPLTPFIEQQGLWDMISNPRALNHNGTPRNPPFAAMGPVPWDRSYTPWVTQISTYRCPSDPTQPPANFEGFTNYAASLGDGVASNNHSCRGERGEELTWCAPARRPCHNRGFFETRRVTKFRDMLDGLSNTIACGEIVVDNNELEVRGTVVNRGQNASFFITPIDCEDTIDPEEPNFHLTGTNVNNWSVSQNKGMRWTDGRPVMTSITTIMPPNRVSCAWSGDGSDGMFTVGSRHTGGAHVLMGDGAVTFITESIDAGDLSANSPNWPTGGTKTRQSPYGLWGALGTRASKETASLDY encoded by the coding sequence ATGAAAACCTCACGCGATCGCCAGGGTTTCACCTTGGTTGAGTTGCTGGTGGTCATCGCCATCATCGGAATTTTGGTCGGGCTACTGTTGCCCGCCGTCCAGGCTGCACGTGAAGCGGCCCGTCGAATGAGCTGCAGCAACAACTTCAAACAGATCGGTTTGGGGCTGCACAATTACCATTCGGCATACAAGCAGTTGCCAGTTCAAAGTGGCGGCACGTATGTCTCTGGTTCTTCGAATGCCAACAATGGGAACCGTCACTTGTTGGCTTTCTTGGTTCCGTTGACGCCGTTTATTGAACAGCAAGGATTGTGGGACATGATCTCCAATCCTCGTGCGCTGAACCACAACGGTACCCCACGCAATCCGCCTTTTGCGGCGATGGGCCCTGTGCCATGGGACCGCTCGTACACTCCGTGGGTCACGCAGATCAGTACTTATCGGTGCCCAAGCGATCCGACACAGCCTCCGGCAAACTTCGAAGGCTTCACGAACTACGCTGCTAGCCTTGGCGACGGTGTTGCAAGTAACAACCACTCTTGTCGTGGCGAACGTGGTGAAGAACTGACTTGGTGTGCACCGGCACGTCGGCCGTGTCACAACCGTGGCTTCTTTGAAACACGTCGTGTCACCAAGTTTCGCGACATGCTTGATGGTTTGAGCAACACGATTGCTTGTGGCGAAATCGTTGTCGACAATAACGAATTGGAAGTTCGCGGTACCGTGGTCAATCGTGGGCAGAATGCTTCGTTCTTTATTACGCCTATCGATTGCGAAGACACGATCGATCCCGAAGAGCCAAACTTTCACCTGACGGGAACCAACGTCAACAACTGGTCGGTTTCGCAGAACAAGGGGATGCGTTGGACAGACGGTCGTCCTGTGATGACCAGTATTACGACCATCATGCCACCAAACCGTGTCAGCTGTGCATGGTCTGGCGACGGTTCTGACGGGATGTTTACTGTCGGTTCGCGTCACACTGGTGGTGCGCACGTACTGATGGGTGACGGTGCGGTAACATTCATCACCGAATCTATTGACGCCGGTGACCTGTCCGCCAATTCGCCCAACTGGCCCACCGGTGGCACGAAGACTCGACAAAGCCCATACGGATTGTGGGGAGCTTTGGGAACTCGCGCGTCCAAAGAAACCGCTTCGTTGGACTACTAG
- a CDS encoding methyltransferase, whose product MKSLKPIFTLLLVLPTFGCTKQRTDLDYSYNVAQVISMDEQSIGDIVQFENVFWEADDSTSLRKMITEDGIARGRKVLEIGTGTGLIAITCAAHGAKEILATDINPAAVANARYNAAMLQLDDDLEVRQVDAKDPGAFAVLKPGEQFDLIVSNPPWEDGTVNKPLDYAFYDPGFALMDSILDGLPSRLSPGGRCLLAYGHVPAIERLLSESELRGFQVNVLDDRKLDDLPENFLPGMLIELRLGRDQIPKVGASQDE is encoded by the coding sequence ATGAAATCACTGAAGCCAATCTTCACACTGCTTTTGGTCTTGCCGACATTCGGCTGCACAAAACAACGCACCGACCTGGACTATTCCTACAACGTCGCACAAGTCATCTCGATGGACGAGCAATCCATCGGAGACATCGTCCAGTTCGAAAATGTTTTCTGGGAAGCCGATGACTCGACATCACTTCGAAAGATGATTACCGAAGATGGCATCGCACGAGGCCGTAAGGTGTTGGAAATAGGTACCGGAACCGGGCTGATCGCAATTACCTGCGCGGCACACGGTGCCAAAGAAATCCTTGCGACCGACATCAACCCGGCGGCTGTCGCGAACGCGCGCTATAACGCCGCGATGCTTCAACTCGATGACGACCTCGAGGTCCGGCAAGTCGACGCGAAAGATCCCGGTGCGTTCGCAGTCCTGAAACCTGGGGAGCAATTCGACCTCATTGTGTCCAATCCCCCATGGGAAGACGGGACGGTCAACAAACCACTCGACTATGCATTCTATGACCCAGGATTCGCACTGATGGATTCCATCTTAGATGGATTGCCAAGCCGCCTATCCCCCGGCGGAAGATGCCTGCTTGCCTATGGACATGTCCCTGCAATCGAACGCTTGCTGAGCGAGTCCGAACTACGGGGATTTCAAGTGAATGTGCTAGATGACCGAAAGTTAGATGATCTCCCCGAAAACTTCCTTCCGGGGATGCTGATTGAGCTGAGATTGGGGCGTGATCAGATCCCCAAGGTCGGCGCAAGTCAAGACGAGTAG